From a region of the Oscarella lobularis chromosome 7, ooOscLobu1.1, whole genome shotgun sequence genome:
- the LOC136189541 gene encoding uncharacterized protein isoform X3, which translates to MLLILGHVRRDLLIPSPPTQDPRYLSNGSEMLVSGYLDQPYCVVDASRARRWVCTITQDSQHEGGQGERVVSLFSSDKGKTWSHPLALEPNTSLANSYSTILITPAGRIYAIYNMNLDNVTMLPSGKPISRSDELGHFVMRYSDDGGESWSSERYEVPYRATPIDTSNTWNGTVKIMWTVDQTKTLDRIAYFSFTKIGTYPYSPPEEVWFMRSENIMTEEDPMKIKWDLLPEGDHGIPPPGGNPNIAEEGHILPLSTGGFYAVFRTTQGYLGASCSPAGMHASHWNPPSFAEYWDSTPQKRLYLKNPRGPITMKQFSNGMYLLLYYNNGETGFTSRNPYWLSSGILNSSGDGILWSQPEIILYERDPSGRPGYPDFIEDELIYITETQKTTARVHQIDPHLLKLLFQQRTVKLNPMTTEGIVSTFNSTEDYTSSPRLPDFSQYKYRQGVTIDLWIERHSNSSPGQKLLDSRNAEGQGIYVVVGADHNITVGMKDSSGNEASHGTDSTCTAALMVTGLHHIAVVIDNGPFLMYFIVDGLVCDGGRDAAVGFKWITNSLSDINGSPKLFTAPDYTGVIRLGHIYNVALLTSEVIGLYRNGL; encoded by the exons ATGTTATTGATCCTAGGTCACGTGCGACGTGACCTTCTAAT CCCTTCGCCTCCAACACAGGATCCTCGTTATTTGTCTAACGGCAGCGAAATGCTAGTTTCTGGCTATTTGGACCAGCCCTACTGCGTCGTGGACGCGAGTCGCGCGAGACGATGGGTTTGCACGATCACTCAGGACTCGCAGCACGAAGGCGGACAAGGAGAGCGCGTTGTGAG TTTGTTCAGCTCGGACAAAGGAAAGACCTGGTCCCATCCTCTGGCCTTGGAGCCCAATACATCACTCGCTAATTCTTATTCTACTATACTGATTACACCTGCAG GTAGGATCTATGCCATCTATAACATGAATTTGGATAACGTGACGATGCTGCCATCGGGAAAGCCTATTAGCAGATCAGATGAACTGGGACACTTTG ttaTGAGATATTCTGATGATGGTGGAGAAAGTTGGTCGTCTGAACGTTACGAAGTACCATATAG GGCAACTCCTATTGACACAAGTAATACATGGAATGGTACAGTTAAAATAATGTGGACCGTTGATCAGACTAAGACACTCGATCGAATTGCGTACTTTTCGTTTACCAAAATTGGAACATATCCATACTCTCCACCAGAGGAG GTCTGGTTTATGAGatcagaaaacataatgacGGAGGAAGATCCAATGAAG ATTAAATGGGATTTGCTACCTGAAGGAGACCATGGTATTCCTCCGCCAGGTGGAAATCCCAACATAGCCGAAGAAGGTCACATACTTCCTCTATCAACTGGAGGCTTTTACGCTGTATTTAGAACAACGCAG GGTTATTTGGGCGCTTCATGCAGTCCGGCGGGAATGCACGCTTCTCACTGGAATCCTCCCAGTTTTGCCGAGTATTGGGATAGCACACCACAAAAA CGATTATATCTGAAAAATCCAAGAGGGCCTATAACAATGAAGCAGTTTAGCAATGGCATGTATCTACTCTTGTACTATAATAACGGTGAAACAG GCTTTACATCAAGAAATCCTTACTGGCTCTCGTCAGGAATTTTAAATTCGAGCGGAGATGGAATTCTATGGTCTCAACCGGAAATCATACTTTATGAGAGAGACCCATCCGGTCGACCCGGATATCCTG ATTTCATAGAGGATGAGTTGATTTATATAACTGAAACTCAGAAGACGACAGCAAGAGTACATCAG ATTGATCCTCATCTTCTCAAACTTTTGTTCCAACAACGGACCGTGAAACTGAATCCAATGACTACTGAAGGAATAGTCTCAACATTCAACTCAACGGAAGAC TATACTTCGTCTCCGCGCCTTCCTGACTTCTCGCAATACAAGTATCGTCAAGGAGTGACAATTGACCTCTGGATCGAGCGTCATTCCAACTCAAGTCCAGGTCAAAAGCTCCTTGACTCAAGAAACGCAGAGGGACAG GGAATTTACGTAGTAGTCGGTGCTGATCACAATATTACTGTGGGAATGAAAGATTCTAGTGGAAACGAGGCTTCTCACGGAACAGATTCGACCTGTACGGCTGCTCTCATGGTAACCGGTTTGCATCACATTGCTGTCGTCATTGACAACGGACCCTTTCTCATGTATTTCATTGTGGATGGGCTTGTCTGTGACGGTGGACGAGATGCAGCCGTTGGATTCAAGTGGATAACGAATTcg CTTTCTGACATCAACGGTTCTCCCAAATTGTTTACTGCACCAGACTACACTGGTGTCATTCGTCTTGGCCACATATACAACGTTGCTCTTTTGACATCGGAGGTTATTGGTTTGTATCGCAATGGTCTCTAa
- the LOC136189541 gene encoding uncharacterized protein isoform X2 has protein sequence MLLIGLVLVLCASCYSDSPSPPTQDPRYLSNGSEMLVSGYLDQPYCVVDASRARRWVCTITQDSQHEGGQGERVVSLFSSDKGKTWSHPLALEPNTSLANSYSTILITPAGRIYAIYNMNLDNVTMLPSGKPISRSDELGHFVMRYSDDGGESWSSERYEVPYRLTSIDESNSWLGKVKIMWTVDQSKVHEGILYFSFTKIGIYPQNAPEEVWFMRSENIMTEEDPMKIKWDLLPEGDHGIPPPGGNPNIAEEGHILPLSTGGFYAVFRTTQGYLGASCSPAGMHASHWNPPSFAEYWDSTPQKRLYLKNPRGPITMKQFSNGMYLLLYYNNGETGFTSRNPYWLSSGILNSSGDGILWSQPEIILYERDPSGRPGYPDFIEDELIYITETQKTTARVHQIDPHLLKLLFQQRTVKLNPMTTEGIVSTFNSTEDYTSSPRLPDFSQYKYRQGVTIDLWIERHSNSSPGQKLLDSRNAEGQGIYVVVGADHNITVGMKDSSGNEASHGTDSTCTAALMVTGLHHIAVVIDNGPFLMYFIVDGLVCDGGRDAAVGFKWITNSLSDINGSPKLFTAPDYTGVIRLGHIYNVALLTSEVIGLYRNGL, from the exons ATGCTGCTTAtcggtctcgttctcgttctgTGTGCGTCGTGCTACTCGGATAGCCCTTCGCCTCCAACACAGGATCCTCGTTATTTGTCTAACGGCAGCGAAATGCTAGTTTCTGGCTATTTGGACCAGCCCTACTGCGTCGTGGACGCGAGTCGCGCGAGACGATGGGTTTGCACGATCACTCAGGACTCGCAGCACGAAGGCGGACAAGGAGAGCGCGTTGTGAG TTTGTTCAGCTCGGACAAAGGAAAGACCTGGTCCCATCCTCTGGCCTTGGAGCCCAATACATCACTCGCTAATTCTTATTCTACTATACTGATTACACCTGCAG GTAGGATCTATGCCATCTATAACATGAATTTGGATAACGTGACGATGCTGCCATCGGGAAAGCCTATTAGCAGATCAGATGAACTGGGACACTTTG ttaTGAGATATTCTGATGATGGTGGAGAAAGTTGGTCGTCTGAACGTTACGAAGTACCATATAG GCTTACGTCAATTGATGAAAGTAATAGTTGGCTTGGAAAAGTGAAAATAATGTGGACTGTTGATCAGTCCAAAGTTCACGAGGGAATTCTCTATTTCTCGTTCACAAAAATAGGCATTTATCCTCAGAATGCACCAGAAGAG GTCTGGTTTATGAGatcagaaaacataatgacGGAGGAAGATCCAATGAAG ATTAAATGGGATTTGCTACCTGAAGGAGACCATGGTATTCCTCCGCCAGGTGGAAATCCCAACATAGCCGAAGAAGGTCACATACTTCCTCTATCAACTGGAGGCTTTTACGCTGTATTTAGAACAACGCAG GGTTATTTGGGCGCTTCATGCAGTCCGGCGGGAATGCACGCTTCTCACTGGAATCCTCCCAGTTTTGCCGAGTATTGGGATAGCACACCACAAAAA CGATTATATCTGAAAAATCCAAGAGGGCCTATAACAATGAAGCAGTTTAGCAATGGCATGTATCTACTCTTGTACTATAATAACGGTGAAACAG GCTTTACATCAAGAAATCCTTACTGGCTCTCGTCAGGAATTTTAAATTCGAGCGGAGATGGAATTCTATGGTCTCAACCGGAAATCATACTTTATGAGAGAGACCCATCCGGTCGACCCGGATATCCTG ATTTCATAGAGGATGAGTTGATTTATATAACTGAAACTCAGAAGACGACAGCAAGAGTACATCAG ATTGATCCTCATCTTCTCAAACTTTTGTTCCAACAACGGACCGTGAAACTGAATCCAATGACTACTGAAGGAATAGTCTCAACATTCAACTCAACGGAAGAC TATACTTCGTCTCCGCGCCTTCCTGACTTCTCGCAATACAAGTATCGTCAAGGAGTGACAATTGACCTCTGGATCGAGCGTCATTCCAACTCAAGTCCAGGTCAAAAGCTCCTTGACTCAAGAAACGCAGAGGGACAG GGAATTTACGTAGTAGTCGGTGCTGATCACAATATTACTGTGGGAATGAAAGATTCTAGTGGAAACGAGGCTTCTCACGGAACAGATTCGACCTGTACGGCTGCTCTCATGGTAACCGGTTTGCATCACATTGCTGTCGTCATTGACAACGGACCCTTTCTCATGTATTTCATTGTGGATGGGCTTGTCTGTGACGGTGGACGAGATGCAGCCGTTGGATTCAAGTGGATAACGAATTcg CTTTCTGACATCAACGGTTCTCCCAAATTGTTTACTGCACCAGACTACACTGGTGTCATTCGTCTTGGCCACATATACAACGTTGCTCTTTTGACATCGGAGGTTATTGGTTTGTATCGCAATGGTCTCTAa
- the LOC136189541 gene encoding uncharacterized protein isoform X1: MLLIGLVLVLCASCYSDSPSPPTQDPRYLSNGSEMLVSGYLDQPYCVVDASRARRWVCTITQDSQHEGGQGERVVSLFSSDKGKTWSHPLALEPNTSLANSYSTILITPAGRIYAIYNMNLDNVTMLPSGKPISRSDELGHFVMRYSDDGGESWSSERYEVPYRATPIDTSNTWNGTVKIMWTVDQTKTLDRIAYFSFTKIGTYPYSPPEEVWFMRSENIMTEEDPMKIKWDLLPEGDHGIPPPGGNPNIAEEGHILPLSTGGFYAVFRTTQGYLGASCSPAGMHASHWNPPSFAEYWDSTPQKRLYLKNPRGPITMKQFSNGMYLLLYYNNGETGFTSRNPYWLSSGILNSSGDGILWSQPEIILYERDPSGRPGYPDFIEDELIYITETQKTTARVHQIDPHLLKLLFQQRTVKLNPMTTEGIVSTFNSTEDYTSSPRLPDFSQYKYRQGVTIDLWIERHSNSSPGQKLLDSRNAEGQGIYVVVGADHNITVGMKDSSGNEASHGTDSTCTAALMVTGLHHIAVVIDNGPFLMYFIVDGLVCDGGRDAAVGFKWITNSLSDINGSPKLFTAPDYTGVIRLGHIYNVALLTSEVIGLYRNGL; encoded by the exons ATGCTGCTTAtcggtctcgttctcgttctgTGTGCGTCGTGCTACTCGGATAGCCCTTCGCCTCCAACACAGGATCCTCGTTATTTGTCTAACGGCAGCGAAATGCTAGTTTCTGGCTATTTGGACCAGCCCTACTGCGTCGTGGACGCGAGTCGCGCGAGACGATGGGTTTGCACGATCACTCAGGACTCGCAGCACGAAGGCGGACAAGGAGAGCGCGTTGTGAG TTTGTTCAGCTCGGACAAAGGAAAGACCTGGTCCCATCCTCTGGCCTTGGAGCCCAATACATCACTCGCTAATTCTTATTCTACTATACTGATTACACCTGCAG GTAGGATCTATGCCATCTATAACATGAATTTGGATAACGTGACGATGCTGCCATCGGGAAAGCCTATTAGCAGATCAGATGAACTGGGACACTTTG ttaTGAGATATTCTGATGATGGTGGAGAAAGTTGGTCGTCTGAACGTTACGAAGTACCATATAG GGCAACTCCTATTGACACAAGTAATACATGGAATGGTACAGTTAAAATAATGTGGACCGTTGATCAGACTAAGACACTCGATCGAATTGCGTACTTTTCGTTTACCAAAATTGGAACATATCCATACTCTCCACCAGAGGAG GTCTGGTTTATGAGatcagaaaacataatgacGGAGGAAGATCCAATGAAG ATTAAATGGGATTTGCTACCTGAAGGAGACCATGGTATTCCTCCGCCAGGTGGAAATCCCAACATAGCCGAAGAAGGTCACATACTTCCTCTATCAACTGGAGGCTTTTACGCTGTATTTAGAACAACGCAG GGTTATTTGGGCGCTTCATGCAGTCCGGCGGGAATGCACGCTTCTCACTGGAATCCTCCCAGTTTTGCCGAGTATTGGGATAGCACACCACAAAAA CGATTATATCTGAAAAATCCAAGAGGGCCTATAACAATGAAGCAGTTTAGCAATGGCATGTATCTACTCTTGTACTATAATAACGGTGAAACAG GCTTTACATCAAGAAATCCTTACTGGCTCTCGTCAGGAATTTTAAATTCGAGCGGAGATGGAATTCTATGGTCTCAACCGGAAATCATACTTTATGAGAGAGACCCATCCGGTCGACCCGGATATCCTG ATTTCATAGAGGATGAGTTGATTTATATAACTGAAACTCAGAAGACGACAGCAAGAGTACATCAG ATTGATCCTCATCTTCTCAAACTTTTGTTCCAACAACGGACCGTGAAACTGAATCCAATGACTACTGAAGGAATAGTCTCAACATTCAACTCAACGGAAGAC TATACTTCGTCTCCGCGCCTTCCTGACTTCTCGCAATACAAGTATCGTCAAGGAGTGACAATTGACCTCTGGATCGAGCGTCATTCCAACTCAAGTCCAGGTCAAAAGCTCCTTGACTCAAGAAACGCAGAGGGACAG GGAATTTACGTAGTAGTCGGTGCTGATCACAATATTACTGTGGGAATGAAAGATTCTAGTGGAAACGAGGCTTCTCACGGAACAGATTCGACCTGTACGGCTGCTCTCATGGTAACCGGTTTGCATCACATTGCTGTCGTCATTGACAACGGACCCTTTCTCATGTATTTCATTGTGGATGGGCTTGTCTGTGACGGTGGACGAGATGCAGCCGTTGGATTCAAGTGGATAACGAATTcg CTTTCTGACATCAACGGTTCTCCCAAATTGTTTACTGCACCAGACTACACTGGTGTCATTCGTCTTGGCCACATATACAACGTTGCTCTTTTGACATCGGAGGTTATTGGTTTGTATCGCAATGGTCTCTAa
- the LOC136189569 gene encoding probable splicing factor, arginine/serine-rich 6: MSRRFGNPDGTKVYVGDLGIHGDKYELERKFERFGRLREVWVAKNPPGFAFIMFEDHRDAEDAVRALHGTRLCGQVARVEISHGRPKARRRGRSRSRSRSRSPYRRSSRRYRSRSRSPRRSRSPRHRRSPSYGRRRSRSLSYGRKRSRSPSYGRKRSRSRSRSRSRTPRKVAGDRAHSRSQSRSRSRSKSRSKSKERSKSRSKSKSRSQSPVKSPGRSKSKSKSP; this comes from the exons atgtctcgtcgtttcggcaATCCGGACGGGACGAAAGTCTATGTCGGCGACTTGGGCATCCACGGTGACAAATACGAACTCGAGCGCAAGTTCGAACGCTTCGGACGCCTACGCGAAGTGTGGGTCGCGAAAAATCCGCCCGGATTCGCCTTCATCATGTTCGAAGACCATCGCGACGCCGAAGACGCGGTAAGAGCCCTACACGGAACGCGTCTGTGCGGCCAAGTCGCGCGCGTCGAGATATCGCACGGAAGACCAAAAGCGCGAAG ACGTGGTCGATCCCGTTCGCGATCGAGATCTCGCAGTCCCTATCGccgttcgtcgcgtcg CTACAGGAGTCGGAGTCGGAGTCCCCGTCGGAGTCGGAGTCCTCGTCATCGGCGGAGTCCCAGTTATGGAcgccgacgatcgcgaaGTCTGAGCTATGGACGAAAACGTTCTAGAAGTCCGAGTTATGGAAGGAAAAGGTCTCGGTCAAGATCTAGGTCTCGGTCAAGAACGCCAAGGAAAGTCGCAGGGGATAG AGCCCATTCTAGGTCGCAGTCAAGATCCAGGTCGAGGTCTAAGTCCAGGTCTAAGTCCAAAGAGAGGTCAAAGTCAAGATCAAAGTCCAAGTCGAGAAGCCAGTCTCCGGTGAAATCGCCTGGAAgatcaaagtcaaagtcaaagtctCCTTGA
- the LOC136189566 gene encoding serine/arginine-rich splicing factor 3-like isoform X1: MARRNDPENCKVYVGNLENDGNEEEIKRRFESYASYGGLKSVWVARNPPGFAFVIFEDSRDAEDAVKGLDGEVMCGRQVRVAISHGKSRGGGGGGGGWRGGGGGGGDYRGRDGGGRRTSPPTYRSSPRRYDDRRSGYDDRRGGGSYDDRRGGGSYDDRRGGYDDRRGGGGGGSYDDRRGGGGGGGSYDDRRGGGGYDRGGYGDHYGTRSSPPRRGPVYSDYPRDDRHRSPVRSRRY; this comes from the exons ATGGCTCGACGCAACGATCCCGAAAACTGCAAAGTTTACGTCGGCAACCTAGagaacgacggcaacgaggAGGAGATCAAACGACGTTTCGAATCGTACGCGTCGTACGGTGGCCTAAAATCGGTGTGGGTCGCTCGCAATCCGCCCGGCTTCgccttcgtcatcttcgaagACTCGCGAGACGCCGAGGACGCCGTTAAAGgactcgacggcgaagtCATGTGCGGCCGACAAGTTCGAGTCGCCATTTCCCACGGCAAatcgcgcggcggcggcggcggtggcggcggttggcgtggcggcggcggtggcggcggcgattaTCGTGGACGCGACGGAGGCggtcgtcgaacgtctccGCCGACCTATCGAAGTTCGCCGAGACGctacgacgatcgacgttctGGATATGACGATAGGCGCGGCGGAGGCAGTTACGACGACAGGCGCGGAGGTGGCAGctacgacgatcgacgtggCGGctacgacgatcgacgcggcggcggcggcggcggcagctacgacgatcgacgcggcggcggcggcggcggcggcagctacgacgatcgacgcggcgGTGGTGGGTACGATCGGGGCGGTTACGGCGATCATTACGGCACTCGCTCCTCGCCCCCTCGTCGGGGGCCCGTCTACAGCGACTATCCCAgaga TGATCGGCATAGGTCACCTGTCAG GAGCAGACGCTATTGA
- the LOC136189566 gene encoding serine/arginine-rich splicing factor 3-like isoform X2 codes for MARRNDPENCKVYVGNLENDGNEEEIKRRFESYASYGGLKSVWVARNPPGFAFVIFEDSRDAEDAVKGLDGEVMCGRQVRVAISHGKSRGGGGGGGGWRGGGGGGGDYRGRDGGGRRTSPPTYRSSPRRYDDRRSGYDDRRGGGSYDDRRGGGSYDDRRGGYDDRRGGGGGGSYDDRRGGGGGGGSYDDRRGGGGDRHRSPVRSRRY; via the exons ATGGCTCGACGCAACGATCCCGAAAACTGCAAAGTTTACGTCGGCAACCTAGagaacgacggcaacgaggAGGAGATCAAACGACGTTTCGAATCGTACGCGTCGTACGGTGGCCTAAAATCGGTGTGGGTCGCTCGCAATCCGCCCGGCTTCgccttcgtcatcttcgaagACTCGCGAGACGCCGAGGACGCCGTTAAAGgactcgacggcgaagtCATGTGCGGCCGACAAGTTCGAGTCGCCATTTCCCACGGCAAatcgcgcggcggcggcggcggtggcggcggttggcgtggcggcggcggtggcggcggcgattaTCGTGGACGCGACGGAGGCggtcgtcgaacgtctccGCCGACCTATCGAAGTTCGCCGAGACGctacgacgatcgacgttctGGATATGACGATAGGCGCGGCGGAGGCAGTTACGACGACAGGCGCGGAGGTGGCAGctacgacgatcgacgtggCGGctacgacgatcgacgcggcggcggcggcggcggcagctacgacgatcgacgcggcggcggcggcggcggcggcagctacgacgatcgacgcggcgGTGGTGG TGATCGGCATAGGTCACCTGTCAG GAGCAGACGCTATTGA
- the LOC136189527 gene encoding bone morphogenetic protein 1-like gives MSLTLSLALAIFSVLLTTTALTSSSETDRYANPCSFARFEVDIAVDTGKSSDNGQRPKRAATSLKSRLWPNGVIPYEISDDYDWPEKGLIVRAMRHWEKSTCLTFVPRTGNDSDYIYFEKGTCVCCSFIGRQGGRQGMSLPNQCLRFGTIVHELGHAIGYWHEHSRPDRDDHIKVNLDNVKAEQEHNFDKKSSKLIDSRGERYDFNSIMHYGAYTFSKTDDASKPTIETIKKKFFNLIGQRKGLSVGDIRQTKRVYSCPKCGAILTAPRGNFFSPNYPKKYGHDLECAWKIIAPSGMEVRLTISDFRFGPRRKGNKTAACFDYLEIWDHVGGTLLGKYCNRDEIPLIKSLGGLYVKMVSDSSKASRGFNASYETFCEMTMPGTYGYLSSPNSPDSYLPNMKCTWHLTTSPPNSSLIIMWDFWDIEMVKDCVYDYVEFTSSEHPEFYKRICGSVSLWRQRADASSITASDFDFKAPGNSVTVRFVSDKNVEKVGFRFRWFSDFNDCLEGNAGCQQICTDTWDGFRCSCRLGYLLEEDGKSCKKDCGGILTASTGVIQSPNYPERYPSNKRCEWRLVFPSSYIITLTFHEFDLEGRSAFSCAFDNVTIEDANERRVYCGLRFVKEPLTLENRVNLTFSSDGSLSRRGFRITYKAQPDENQCLSNLSRCEQECIDAANGYRCACYAGYSLREDGYSCEDVDECENASLCDQLCLNTPGNYSCSCKSGYVLGPDGKTCLDVDECTEGIDDCQFQCINVVGGYECSCPSKQFFLLPNGTNCQKCSGVLNDRTLPRNLIIPAGSKLTEKGIECLWKLKWKTGHHWRIHFEDLDCQRENIGLVITSYSNVLTNSCKEASEKKSVTYHYNKLVFNLTITRKLPSLGHIKITFEAVCGGSFVITNKEHFLYSPTNTTGTGYGPNATCVWILTNSKPRTRKIILRIAMFSLSYSENCTADYLEISNENGSSERYCGNLANSYISVNSNSRLTLKFVSDANSTGGKGFKIGYKRIKEGNLTMREGS, from the exons ATGTCGCTGACGCTTTCGCTTGCTCTCGCAATCTTCTCTGTACTTCTGACGACGACCGCGCTGACCAGCTCTTCCGAAACGGACCGATACGCAAATCCTTGCTCATTTG CTCGATTTGAAGTCGACATAGCCGTTGATACAGGAAAATCGTCTGACAACGGTCAACGGCCCAAaagagcggcgacgtcacTGAAAAGCAGACTCTGGCCCAATGGAGTCATCCCCTACGAGATTTCAGATGATTACGACT GGCCGGAAAAGGGTCTCATAGTACGTGCCATGAGACACTGGGAGAAGAGTACGTGCTTGACGTTTGTACCGCGAACGGGAAACGATTCTGACTACATCTACTTTGAAAAGGGGACGTGCGT GTGCTGTTCATTCATTGGCAGACAAGGTGGAAGACAAGGCATGTCTTTGCCAAACCA GTGTCTACGCTTTGGAACGATCGTTCACGAACTTGGACACGCCATTGGCTATTGGCACGAACACTCACGACCCG ATCGAGACGACCACATCAAAGTCAATTTGGATAACGTCAAAGCAGAGCAGGAGCACAATTTCGACAAAAAGTCTTCGAAACTCATCGACTCTCGAGGAGAGCGGTACGACTTCAATAGCATCATGCACTACGGAGCGTACACGTTCTCGAAAACCGACGACGCGAGCAAGCCGACAATTGAgacaataaagaaaaaatttttcaatcTTATTGGACAGCGCAAGGGTCTCAGCGTCGGCGACATACGACAGACGAAGAGGGTCTACTCGTGTCCGAAGTGCGGCGCCATTCTGACGGCACCCCGcggcaatttcttctcgccaAACTATCCAAAGAAATATGGGCACGATCTCGAGTGCGCGTGGAAAATCATTGCGCCGAGTGGAATGGAAGTGCGACTTACTATCTCCGATTTTCGCTTTGGGCCAAGACGCAAGGGAAACAAAACGGCCGCGTGCTTCGATTATCTTGAAATTTGGGATCACGTTGGCGGAACGCTGTTGGGGAAATACTGCAATCGCGATGAGATTCCCCTTATCAAATCGCTCGGAGGTCTGTACGTGAAGATGGTGTCAGATTCGTCGAAAGCTTCCAGAGGCTTCAATGCGAGTTACGAGA CGTTCTGTGAAATGACGATGCCCGGCACGTATGGATACTTGTCGTCGCCTAATTCTCCTGATTCCTATTTGCCCAATATGAAGTGCACGTGGCATCTCACTACGAGTCCTCCAAATTCGAGCTTGATCATTATGTGGGATTTCTGGGACATTGAAATGGTGAAAGACTGCGTTTATGACTACGTTGAATTCACTTCCTCCGAGCACCCGGAATTTTACAAGAGGATATGCGGTAGTGTTAGCCTGTGGAGACAACGCGCTGACGCGTCGTCAATCACCGCCTCCGATTTTGACTTCAAAGCGCCAGGAAACAGCGTCACCGTCCGATTTGTCTCTGATAAAAACGTAGAAAAAGTtggctttcgttttcgctggTTTTCCG ATTTTAATGATTGCTTGGAAGGTAATGCTGGATGCCAGCAAATTTGTACAGATACGTGGGACGGCTTTCGGTGTTCGTGTCGTCTCGGATATTTGCTTGAAGAGGACGGCAAGTCATGCAAAA AGGATTGCGGTGGGATACTGACGGCTTCCACGGGAGTCATTCAGTCTCCCAACTATCCTGAAAGATATCCTTCTAATAAACGCTGTGAGTGGAGACTCGTCTTTCCCTCCTCGTACATCATCACGCTAACATTTCACGAATTTGACTTGGAGGGGCGAAGCGCTTTTTCGTGTGCCTTCGATAATGTAACTATAGAAGACGCCAACGAACGGCGTGTTTACTGCGGGTTGCGTTTTGTGAAAGAACCCCTAACATTGGAAAATAGAGTCAATTTAACATTCTCTTCCGACGGTTCGTTATCAAGGCGTGGATTTAGAATCACATACAAAGCACAACCAG ATGAAAATCAATGCCTCAGCAATTTGAGCAGATGCGAGCAGGAGTGCATTGACGCTGCCAACGGTTATCGCTGTGCCTGTTACGCAGGATACTCGCTCAGAGAAGATGGTTATTCCTGTGAAG ACGTTGATGAATGTGAGAATGCATCTCTGTGTGACCAGCTTTGCCTAAACACGCCTGGAAACTACAGCTGCTCGTGCAAATCTGGCTACGTTTTGGGACCTGATGGAAAAACGTGTCTTG ATGTTGACGAGTGCACAGAAGGAATTGACGACTGTCAATTTCAGTGTATAAATGTGGTAGGAGGCTACGAATGCAGTTGTCCAAGCAAGCAGTTCTTTTTATTGCCAAACGGAACAAATTGCCAAA AGTGCAGTGGTGTACTGAACGACAGGACATTGCCTAGGAATTTGATTATACCTGCTGGATCCAAACTGACAGAGAAAGGCATCGAGTGCCTTTGGAAGCTAAAGTGGAAAACGGGTCATCACTGGCGTATTCACTTTGAGGACTTGGACTGTCAGCGGGAGAATATCGGATTGGTCATTACAAGTTACTCTAATGTATTGACCAACTCTTGTAAGGAAGcctctgaaaagaaaagcgttACTTATCACTATAACAAACTGGTATTCAACCTAACTATAACTCGCAAATTGCCCTCACTTGGACATATCAAGATCACATTTGAAGCTG tCTGTGGCGGCTCTTTTGTTATCACTAACAAGGAACACTTTCTATACTCTCCTACAAATACAACTGGTACAGGATATGGACCCAATGCGACTTGTGTCTGGATACTTACCAACTCAAAGCCACGTACACGGAAAATTATTTTACGTATTGCCATGTTTTCTTTGAGTTATTCGGAAAATTGCACGGCAGACTATTTGGAAATTAGCAACGAGAATGGTAGCAGTGAGAGATACTGTGGCAATCTGGCGAATAGTTACATATCAGTGAATTCAAATTCACGGCTGACGTTGAAATTTGTGTCTGATGCAAACAGCACTGGCGGCAAGGGATTCAAAATTGGATACAAAAGGATCAAAGAAGGCAATCTTACCATGAGGGAGGGGAGTTAG